A single window of Leptolyngbya ohadii IS1 DNA harbors:
- a CDS encoding YkgJ family cysteine cluster protein, with protein sequence MAIWRCVKQCGACCQLDPDDRPDLDTYLSPEEFTLYLSMVGEDGWCVHFDHALRECRIYEDRPRFCRVQPDVFKDLYDVEPEELNDFAIDCCVQQIEAVYGDRSLELLRFEREIGQESFQQ encoded by the coding sequence TGGCGATGTGTAAAGCAGTGCGGTGCGTGCTGCCAGCTTGATCCAGACGATCGACCCGATTTGGATACCTATCTTTCGCCGGAGGAGTTTACCCTTTACCTGAGCATGGTGGGTGAGGATGGCTGGTGTGTTCACTTTGACCATGCTTTGCGGGAGTGTCGGATTTATGAGGATCGCCCTCGCTTCTGCCGCGTTCAGCCGGATGTGTTTAAGGATCTGTACGATGTGGAACCAGAGGAATTAAACGATTTTGCGATCGACTGCTGTGTGCAGCAGATTGAGGCAGTTTATGGCGATCGAAGTTTGGAACTGCTGCGGTTTGAGCGGGAGATTGGGCAGGAATCATTTCAGCAATGA
- a CDS encoding response regulator, translating into MPKILLIEDNEMNRDMLSRRLIRKGLQVVIATDGEQGIALALAESPDLILMDMSLPILDGWSATRIIKATPATQNIPIIALTAHAMTGDRDKCLEAGCDDYDTKPIEFNRLLDKIQALLVKEAAP; encoded by the coding sequence ATGCCCAAGATTCTCTTAATCGAAGATAATGAAATGAACCGCGATATGCTGTCCCGGCGGCTGATCCGCAAAGGGCTTCAGGTCGTCATTGCCACGGATGGCGAACAGGGTATTGCGCTCGCGCTTGCGGAGTCTCCCGATCTAATCTTGATGGACATGAGTTTGCCGATTCTCGATGGCTGGTCTGCTACTCGCATAATTAAGGCAACCCCTGCCACCCAAAACATTCCGATTATTGCCCTGACTGCCCATGCGATGACGGGCGATCGCGATAAATGTCTGGAAGCGGGCTGCGACGACTATGACACAAAGCCGATCGAATTTAACCGACTGTTAGATAAGATTCAAGCACTGCTGGTCAAAGAGGCAGCACCATGA
- a CDS encoding TMEM165/GDT1 family protein, with protein sequence MEWHLLGLSFITVFLSELGDKSQLAAIALSGRGRSVKAVFLGTAAALVLASLLGVLLGGGLSQILPVRWVKGVAAIGFAVMAVKLLRGGGEEEDESSAAESAVEP encoded by the coding sequence ATGGAATGGCATTTGCTGGGATTGAGCTTCATCACCGTATTTCTGTCCGAGCTGGGCGATAAAAGTCAGCTTGCGGCAATTGCCCTCAGCGGGCGGGGGCGATCGGTAAAGGCGGTTTTCTTAGGAACGGCGGCGGCTCTGGTATTGGCAAGTTTGCTGGGCGTCCTGCTGGGCGGCGGTTTATCACAAATTCTGCCTGTGCGTTGGGTAAAAGGGGTTGCGGCGATCGGGTTTGCGGTTATGGCAGTGAAACTGCTGCGCGGCGGTGGTGAGGAGGAGGACGAATCTTCTGCGGCAGAGTCGGCAGTAGAGCCGTAG
- a CDS encoding TMEM165/GDT1 family protein codes for MQSLSAPSSTTEETLTLLESSLEVSAEMVSLESASLLPTHAEILTDEISDGAPAWKQGLQVFASTFFTIFLAELGDKTQLTTLLMAAESHSPWIVFAGAAAALIATSAIGCWLGCWLSKRVSPQMLERSVGVLLLFVSALLVWDVIQG; via the coding sequence GTGCAATCTCTCTCTGCCCCTTCCTCGACTACTGAAGAGACGCTAACCCTCCTAGAATCTTCCCTAGAGGTTTCTGCGGAAATGGTTTCGCTCGAATCGGCTTCGCTGCTGCCGACCCATGCCGAAATTTTAACCGATGAAATTTCTGACGGAGCGCCCGCCTGGAAGCAAGGTCTTCAAGTATTCGCCTCCACCTTTTTTACTATTTTCCTGGCAGAGCTGGGCGACAAAACTCAGTTAACAACGCTGCTGATGGCGGCAGAATCCCACTCTCCCTGGATTGTGTTTGCGGGGGCAGCGGCGGCTTTGATTGCGACAAGTGCGATCGGCTGCTGGTTGGGCTGCTGGCTGTCGAAGCGGGTTTCGCCCCAAATGCTGGAGCGATCGGTTGGCGTGCTGCTGCTGTTTGTCTCGGCGCTGCTAGTGTGGGACGTAATTCAGGGCTAG
- a CDS encoding adenylate/guanylate cyclase domain-containing protein: MTDQGRVLVVDDNEMNRDLLSRRLQRQGHIIVMAENGQEALEKLRSQPFDLVLLDVMMPVMNGYQLLETLKADPDLRHIPVIMISALDDLDSVVRCIELGAEDYLFKPFNPTLLKARIGVSLEKKRLRDQEQAYLQRIQNEQEKSERLLLNVLPKPIADRLKQGQNTIADNFSEVTVLFGDIVNFTQLSVSMSPADLVELLNQIFSTFDQLVAQHELEKIKTIGDAYLAVGGLPLPRPNHAEAVANLALAMQEAIGQFSVPTASGEEKPLAMRIGIHTGAVGAGVIGTTKFAYDLWGDTVNTASRMESQGLPGKIQVTEVTYRLLKDKYCFEERGIVDIKGKGEMRTYFLCP; encoded by the coding sequence ATGACAGACCAGGGGCGAGTACTGGTAGTAGACGACAACGAAATGAACCGAGATTTGCTGTCTCGGCGGCTTCAGCGTCAGGGGCACATCATTGTGATGGCAGAAAACGGGCAGGAAGCTCTGGAAAAGCTGCGATCGCAACCCTTTGATCTGGTGTTGCTGGATGTCATGATGCCCGTGATGAACGGCTATCAACTTCTGGAAACCCTGAAGGCAGATCCCGACCTGCGCCACATTCCGGTGATTATGATTTCGGCGCTGGATGACCTGGATAGCGTTGTACGATGCATTGAATTAGGGGCAGAAGATTATCTGTTCAAGCCCTTTAATCCCACGCTGCTCAAAGCCCGAATTGGAGTTAGTCTCGAAAAAAAGCGGCTGCGCGATCAGGAACAGGCGTATCTTCAGCGGATTCAGAACGAGCAGGAAAAATCGGAGCGGCTGCTGCTCAACGTGCTGCCTAAACCGATCGCCGATCGCCTGAAGCAGGGACAAAATACAATTGCCGACAACTTCAGCGAAGTCACCGTTCTGTTTGGAGATATTGTCAATTTCACCCAGCTCTCGGTGTCCATGTCTCCGGCGGATCTGGTCGAGCTGCTAAACCAGATTTTCTCCACCTTTGATCAGCTTGTAGCGCAGCATGAACTGGAGAAAATTAAAACGATCGGGGATGCCTATCTTGCAGTTGGGGGTCTGCCGCTGCCTCGTCCCAATCACGCAGAAGCCGTGGCAAACCTGGCGCTGGCAATGCAGGAGGCAATTGGTCAATTCTCTGTTCCCACTGCCTCTGGCGAAGAAAAACCCCTGGCAATGCGAATTGGTATCCATACGGGTGCGGTAGGGGCAGGCGTAATTGGCACCACAAAATTTGCCTACGATCTCTGGGGCGATACGGTCAACACCGCCAGCCGCATGGAATCTCAAGGGTTGCCCGGAAAGATTCAGGTAACAGAAGTAACGTACCGTCTGCTGAAAGACAAGTATTGCTTCGAGGAAAGAGGCATCGTCGATATTAAGGGCAAAGGCGAAATGCGGACTTACTTTCTCTGTCCCTAA
- a CDS encoding ChuX/HutX family heme-like substrate-binding protein: MAGTLKEFLEACESLGLLRMIVTSRAAVLEVRGTIEKLFYAELPKGKYANMHQDLFEFHLNMDLIQQVKFETGEAKRGNFTTYAIRLVDEQGDNMLSLFLQWGKPGEYAPGQVEAWEALRNQYGEVWQPEPVESL, encoded by the coding sequence ATGGCTGGGACGCTGAAGGAATTTTTGGAGGCTTGTGAGTCGCTGGGGCTGCTGCGGATGATTGTGACGAGCCGGGCGGCGGTGCTGGAGGTGCGGGGGACGATCGAGAAGCTGTTTTATGCTGAGTTGCCCAAGGGCAAGTACGCCAATATGCACCAAGATTTGTTTGAGTTTCACCTGAATATGGATCTGATTCAGCAGGTGAAGTTTGAAACCGGGGAAGCGAAGCGGGGCAACTTTACGACCTACGCGATTCGGTTGGTGGATGAGCAGGGCGACAATATGCTGAGTCTGTTTTTGCAGTGGGGCAAGCCGGGGGAATATGCGCCGGGACAGGTAGAAGCTTGGGAAGCGTTGCGAAATCAGTATGGAGAAGTGTGGCAGCCTGAACCTGTCGAAAGTTTGTAG
- a CDS encoding DUF6816 family protein: MMLKQWRGRLIWLGLLVLLWLLCSGTVFADTLDDRLAQFPDWQGKPTVEVARGDLAYPEWFAGEWTVTTTLVDLAAPLAPDLVTPGFEGNRQFLGQPVAFTVRFVAAQPKGLSAFLPVVARQAEIVSDRAFNGFSLAKAYLGDRAVLSVQVDPQNPNRQITKLRGDRRLVSTVTGRAIEQPSEEQFITTELFQQEFRGTPQLYFNEVENTTAYTHFSESSLNEAKEPDVPPIIADQVTAVYLSPQDPDYFKTLPADNPLGASRPVALYRYRMEFRRPIISQEPVAQAPLPSSTDSADSNETF, from the coding sequence ATGATGCTGAAGCAGTGGAGAGGACGACTGATCTGGCTGGGTCTGCTGGTGCTGCTGTGGTTGCTCTGTAGCGGCACGGTGTTCGCGGATACCCTGGATGACCGTCTGGCGCAGTTTCCCGACTGGCAGGGGAAGCCGACCGTTGAAGTGGCACGGGGCGACTTGGCGTATCCCGAATGGTTTGCGGGCGAATGGACGGTGACGACGACGCTGGTGGATCTGGCGGCTCCGCTGGCTCCCGATCTGGTGACGCCTGGGTTTGAGGGGAATCGGCAGTTTCTCGGTCAGCCTGTGGCGTTTACGGTGCGGTTTGTTGCGGCGCAGCCAAAGGGATTATCGGCGTTTCTGCCTGTGGTGGCTCGTCAGGCGGAGATTGTATCCGATCGCGCCTTTAATGGGTTCAGTCTGGCGAAGGCGTATCTGGGCGATCGCGCGGTTCTCTCAGTTCAGGTTGATCCGCAGAATCCAAATCGGCAGATTACAAAGCTGAGGGGCGATCGTCGTTTAGTTTCTACCGTGACGGGGAGGGCGATCGAGCAGCCGAGCGAGGAGCAGTTTATTACGACGGAATTATTCCAGCAGGAATTTCGCGGCACGCCGCAGCTTTACTTCAATGAGGTGGAGAATACGACGGCATACACACATTTCTCTGAATCCTCTCTTAATGAAGCAAAGGAACCCGATGTGCCGCCGATCATTGCCGATCAGGTGACAGCCGTTTACCTTTCGCCCCAAGACCCGGACTACTTTAAAACCCTTCCCGCCGACAATCCACTGGGGGCTTCGCGTCCGGTTGCGCTATACCGCTATCGTATGGAATTTCGTCGTCCGATAATCTCTCAAGAACCCGTCGCCCAGGCTCCCTTACCTTCCAGCACCGATTCGGCGGATTCAAACGAAACTTTCTGA